From a region of the Triticum aestivum cultivar Chinese Spring chromosome 7D, IWGSC CS RefSeq v2.1, whole genome shotgun sequence genome:
- the LOC123164361 gene encoding WAT1-related protein At3g30340: protein MGGGSGGGGVWPVVVMVFLNAIAAVMVSLVKVAMNGGLDPLVLVTLQQLTAAIFLGPIAYFREGKVRPKMTLEIFAYLFASAALGAALRQYMIFVALRYTTATFVTAFSNVAPVLTFLLAAATRSESLKLRTATGAAKLAGTLVSLAGAMVLTFYRGVPLTHAHRGQLHYSAAPSPAGDPGAGKRWTLGTVAILGNCVCLSCWFLLHGRLAKKYPYVYSCNAFMSTFSFLQVAAVGLCAHRSLGLAAWLVTSKFQILTILYAGVVGCGVSFVLLTWCIEKRGPVFVAAFIPVVQIIVSVMDFTVLHETLYLGSVLGSVLVIGGLYLLLWGKRQEALQQPPKVAEDDTEQQQQQVQQQQQPPQQQVQVQMQP from the exons ATGGGaggagggagcggcggcggcggggtgtggccggtggtggtgatggtgttCCTCAACGCGATCGCGGCGGTGATGGTCTCCCTCGTCAAGGTGGCCATGAACGGGGGCCTGGACCCGCTGGTGCTCGTCACCCTCCAGCAGCtcaccgccgccatcttcctcgGCCCCATCGCCTACTTCAGGGAGGGCAAGGTCCGCCCCAAGATGACGCTGGAGATCTTCGCCTACCTCTTCGCCAGCGCGGCGCTGGGGGCGGCGCTCAGGCAGTACATGATCTTCGTGGCGCTGCGGTACACCACGGCCACCTTCGTCACGGCCTTCTCCAACGTGGCGCCGGTCCTCACCTTCCTGCTCGCCGCCGCCACGCGGTCCGAGTCCCTGAAGCTCAGGACCGCCACGGGCGCCGCCAAGCTCGCCGGCACGCTGGTGTCGCTGGCGGGCGCCATGGTGCTCACCTTCTACCGCGGCGTCCCCCTCACCCACGCCCACCGCGGGCAGCTGCACTActccgccgcgccgtcgccggcgGGCGACCCCGGCGCCGGCAAGAGGTGGACGCTGGGTACGGTGGCGATCCTGGGCAACTGCGTGTGCCTCTCCTGCTGGTTCCTGCTGCACGGCCGGCTCGCGAAGAAGTACCCCTACGTCTACTCCTGCAACGCCTTCATGTCCACCTTCAGCTTCCTCCAGGTCGCCGCCGTCGGGCTCTGCGCCCACCGCAGCCTCGGCCTCGCCGCCTGGCTCGTCACCTCCAAGTTCCAGATCCTCACCATCCTCTACGCC ggggtgGTGGGGTGCGGGGTGTCGTTCGTGCTGCTGACGTGGTGCATCGAGAAGCGGGGGCCGGTGTTCGTGGCCGCCTTCATCCCGGTGGTGCAGATCATCGTCTCCGTCATGGACTTCACCGTGCTGCACGAGACGCTCTACCTCGGAAG TGTTCTGGGATCGGTGTTGGTGATAGGTGGGCTGTACCTGCTGCTGTGGGGCAAGAGGCAGGAGGCCCTGCAGCAGCCCCCAAAAGTTGCAGAGGATGACacggagcagcaacagcagcaagtgcagcagcaacaacaaccaccACAACAACAGGTACAGGTGCAGATGCAGCCCTGA